The sequence below is a genomic window from Lolium perenne isolate Kyuss_39 chromosome 4, Kyuss_2.0, whole genome shotgun sequence.
TCCGTAATCCGGATCGAAGATATCATCCCTATACCGAGAGCTAGAGCCATCGACGTACACAATGAATAAAAACATGAATATAGAGGATTTTGACTactcaaatatatgcaactttttatCTTTCTTCATGTTATGTTGGCCTTTCATGTTTGTTCGCTCTTAGCATGTTATTATAGACAATGGTGTTTCTTAAGATACAAGTACTCCAATACATTATTTCTTAGTGTGTTGTATCTAAATGTACAAAAATTGTACTCATGTGCATGTGATTGAGCTACTAATGCCTTTTGCCTATAACCGCGTGCAAGTGTTGTATGatagctaagagcatctctagtcgcgCCCCTAAACCGCATCCAGATTGAGCGCCGTATTGAACGTTCAGGGGACGCCGTACCTTGTTTCCAGTCACGTCCCCCAATTTTTTAATAGTATTTTATTTAAACATCAAATAAATTAAGCATTTAAACAAACAATAAATCAAACAAATAGAAGTTGGGCTAGATCAAGACGCCGACGCAGTTGCTGCCTCTTCTTTGAGCCTCCATAGATGCTCTACAAAATCATATTGCAACTGCACGTGAATATTGTTATCACGGATTCCCGTATGCATGGTGAAGAAATCAACAAACTCGGAATCtggtgatcaacctccgcaagaggtcCCTAACACTCGTAGGGATCAACATGCCTGGCTCGATTCTTGCGGTCATTcgtaatgatcatgttgtgcatgattacaCAAGCTTGCATCACCTCCCACTTTTTCACTTGAGACCAGGAAAAGCAGGATACCGAACAATAGCAAATTTAGCTTGAAACACACAAAATGCCCTCTCTCCTAGGGCTCAACAAAGTGGCAATTCTTCTAACCCGTTGACGCAGGGATTGTCTTGACAAATGTCACCCATattggatagataccatcagctagatatTAGCCTTTGTTGTATTGGTTACCATTAACCTCATATTTGCATAGTTCAAAAAAAACTTCATATTTGCATGGTGAAGCATGACCTTCCACAAGTTTGGAAAACATCGAAGATTGCTGCAGCACGTTGATGTcaatgtgtgatcccgccatgacaAAAAAAGAATATCAAATACATAGGTCAtaatccactacaacttaaagcaCCACATTGCAGTATCCATGATGTCCTTTGTAAAAACCTTGCCAAGAAAACATGCAGTTCTTTCATGATAGTGcatacaatcgatgcttccaagcatttcaGGGAATCCTCTCgctgcattttgtgccatgatcccaaCAGTCTCTgcttcagttggccctctcaaatagTACGGGCCAAATTTTCTCACGACAGCTCGATAGAATCTGTACATGTCCTTAATGGCAgtggactcactcatgcgaaggtagttatCCTATGCATCGATAGGTGCtccatatgcaagcatcctcatggcggcggtgcatttTTGGATCGACGAGAAGCTAGCCATGCCAACGGCGTCGTGCTTCAgcctgaagtaggggtcgaactctctcgCGCCATGAAGGATATACATGAACAAGTCTTTTCTCATCCTATAGCGCCGCaaaaaattgtcggcatgtgttgcattGTCATAGAAGTAGTCATTCTACAACACAGTATGACCCTCCAATCTCTGTCGAGGCTTCGACTTTTTccttcccggccttgatcctacGCGGCGCGATCTCTTATTCTTCTCCTCTTCATCAAGTATTCTTTGAAGGCAAGCGATGACCGCAAGAATTTGTTGGATCATCTCGTCTTGGCTATCCATGTCTATGAGGTAAATCAAATAGTTAGAAATCTGTGGTGGCAATAGGCCAAACAACGACGGGTGGCGCCTACCAGACAAGCGATCGAACAACTTCTCCGGATGGTGAAGGGGGGAGTGGTTGCCGCGTTCTGGCCAGAGTAGGCGAACCACCGGTGGCGAAAAGGGAGATGAGCCAGAGTCTAGCGCAGTCGAAGTATTGCGCCAGCGGTTACCGGCGATTTGAGCGggtgggagaagaaggagaggacgTGCGGCACTAAAATACACACATTGTGAAAGCTCTTATAAATCGTACCTGCCCTCAACTCTAGCTAGCTACCATTATTCTGAAACTGTAAAACTACTTCTACTTGATAATGTGCATAAGATTTATTCAACAAGCAACGAGCAGGCACATATTGCTAGTTATTAGTAGTATATCTTAACTAGCACATTGTTCGTGCTTCGCTACGGAATCGTAGTAACAACTATACACAATATAAATTTGACTTGCGATTTTTCTAAAAATCAACACAATCTTTTTAAAAATCAACGCGATCTTTTACGAATGCACTGGCTCTATTAAAGATGCCTATTTGATGATATTTGTTATCGCTAATGCCAAGGCCCCTAGCTATAGGCTCCTCCATCAGGGCTACACCAATTTCTTACTGCTCGTTCTCTCTCATTGTTAATTACTTGTGTGTCTATATGTGTTCACTGTTAGACTGTTGTAAGTGCTCATGGATGTTGCTGCTAAATTAAGTTATTTGAAGAAAATATTATGACATTAGTATAAGAATGGCATATGATAAGAATATGCAAGAGCTGCTTGTCCAACCTTTTTTCGCGAGTACGCCGACGGTGTACTATATCTTTATAGAAGGCAGAAAATAGAATACAAGAAGGCTACAACTCGCTGCAAACAACGAGCGTAGCACGAACTCGCTGCATGTCCAACCTATTATGTAGGAGTGTGCAAAACCTGAAACCGCTCAGGCTGCTCAGTAATTCTGTAGTTCGATCTCTTTCACATATACAATCCAAACTCTAAAGCTAGTACGATTAGAAAATCTTGAATTAGTGTAAACCAGCTAAACCGGGCAAACCGTACACACATTGTGAAAGCTCTTATAACTCGTACCTGCCCTCAACTCTAGCTAGCTACCATTATTAAAACTACTTCTATTTGACAATGTGCATAAGATTTATTCAACAAGCAACGCGCAGACACATATTGCTAGTTATTAGTAGTATATCTTAATTAAGCGACGGTTCGTATAATGACTTTCTTTATTAGTCAGAAATATTGttgttttgtattttccaaaatacaacatatttttAAATGAAACTTCTAGCATATAATCTCAGCCTATATATCTGGTTATATAATTCCTGGTAGAATTTTGAAGACTCAGAAGTTGGAGTTTCAGAAAGAAGACGAATGAAATCTAGCGCAGAGTCGAGAGCCAGCCTAattgttggatggttaggagggttgTGGCGCCCTAGCTCACCAGAATTCAAATTATAGATTTGACACTTTGGTTTTTTATTAAAAAGTAAAAAATATATCAGCGGGAGGCGACATTTTCATCAACAGCGAGACTTTCATGATGATTTCATCTATATCAATATCTGCTGGATTAGTTTCGTAAACTCGGTTTCTCACAGATATCGGTTTCTCAGAGATATATATGTACATGTGAGCGTCTATCGATGTAGTGTGCTTGGAAAAAAGATATCCAGCGTAGAGTTGCTCTTTAAAAAATCCAGCGCAGACCTCTCCCTCATCCCCTTCTCTCTCGCCCCTTCTCCGATTTGGCTTTCCTCTACTGACCAAGTGCTGCCTATGGGAGCTGTTCCGGCAACGGTGGATGGATGTCTATGTCTAGCTAGCTCTGCCTGTTGTCAGAAAGATCCACTCAATCAATTGGACATCCTGCTTCAAGAGTCGTGGCTTTTTGTGAAAGCTGCAAATCAAGGTGCGTGATGTCTGCCTGCCGCTCAGATCTCAGTAGTACCACAAGTAGAGCGTATTTACTTTTCACCCAAATACGTGCTCTGTACACTCCGTTACAGATCGATGGGATCCGCAGGTTAGCTTGTTCTAGCTTGCTTCAAAATGGAAATCGGTAGCTTGCTCGTTGCTCCTCTTTCCTCTTTACCTTTTGTTTTTTCCTCCTTATCTTGTTCCTCACCCTGTGCTAAGCTGAGCTGAGCCGCCCCAGCTCATCTAGGTAAGGCCGGTGGATCTCTCAATCTCTTCTTTTCTTTGCACGTACGTAGATATACTATATCTCTGGGCAGGTGAGAGGGCCATTGTTTGTTCATCTGGTTCTACGAAGAACCTGCTTCTGTATGCTTTTTTTTTCCCCGCAGGGATATACATGTATATTAGTACCACTTATGATGGCGATTTCTCTTATTATCCTGTGACCATATACTGCATCTCATTCCATACTATGTCGCTAGCTGATtccctatttccttggcatctgaTTTAGCAAAGGTTTTTGTGCCATGCCCCCTCCTAGAtctgcttcttcctcctccccaaATGCTCATGCCACCGGGACGGATTCCCAGCCGGTTTCGGGAACGACCACGTTATAAGCGTAGATCCATGATACATAATACCTCTTCTAATCAACCGATGCTGTAGATAACCATGAGGGGCGACTAAGATGagcactactactactactatagTTTTTGAACCGCAGAAAATAGATGAGTACCACTATCACATGAAAGTTTAACCATAACAAATATACTCCATTGTTTTAAGTTTTTTTTCTCTCCGATCTAGCTCTGACCTGTACTCTGGCTTATTTGATACTTCCTTCATTCCGTATTACTTGCTGCTGATGTAGTACAAACCTACTAAGTAAGCAACAAGTAATATGGAATGGATCGGAGgagtagtttattttaccatCTTGTAGATTCATGACGGCCACCCTGCTCATGGGCGATGCGTGATTGTGCGCACTCGGATGGATCTGGCTCTTCCTTACAAGTTAcattgccaccagatagggaaatATCGATGTGAAGCTATTAACGGTACGGTTTCAATATCCGTCTTGCTTCTTTTTTTTCGTTCTagaatgtttagaccttgttttgtTGGTTATCTGCAGAGTTTCCATGCCTATCTTACAATCTTCTTAGAACTACGCCTCCTTTTGTTGGTTCCGTGGCGTAGCACAGGTGTCTTTGCTACTACTTAAAATGAAAAACAGATATAAAGAATACTGCGAATTGATATAGACATGCTGGCTAATTTAGCCTCATTGCTCGTGTGCTTTTTTTCATCTACATGTTGTAGCCGTTCTAAACCTCACCCTGAAAAAACATTCTTTACTAACAAAAGACTTTTTGGTACACTTGAAAGGTATCCCCCATAATATTAAAGCTgccaaaaagagagaaaaaaataTATTGCCACAAATTGATTAGCTGCCATTTCCTTTTTTTCTAAACAAGAGTACATTTTGATGCAAAAATGGACGTTAGAAATGTTATAATACTGGTGAAATATTGGCCAGTGAACTGTATATAGCGATACAGCACCATGATCAGTGAACTCTAAACAATAAGGTGGTGGGCGATTTTCTATTGTACTGTGTAAATATTCGTTCTTATTGTTTAGCACGGTTCAAAACCATCCGTTCAGGATCTCGATCATCTAGAAAAATAGGTCGTGATAAACATATAATCTGAACACGCGCACAATAGATATATATAACTGCATGATTAGATTTTATTTTTAGTGGTGACGCACGAATAGCATACTTGTACTGCCTACATACATACAGAAAGGGCATGTCAGCATGAGTTACACTTCCTGTTGCTTGGTTTGCAAATACATCCACTCTTTAAATAAGTAACTCTAGATAAATATAGTGGCAACTGGCAAGTTTGGTCCTCGTAAGAACAAGACGGTCCAATGATTACTCCCACCCTGGATGCTCAAGAAGTGGCAGTGGAAGTGCCACTGCCTAGCTAGCCGGAATAGCCATACAAAGGACATACCAGAGCTAACTAAAAGAGCCATGTGGGAAAGTTCAATAATATAGCACAAACACAAGATATAACAACAAACACTAACATTTAAAGACATGAGTTTTCACAAGTGCCAGCTTTTAACTTAATATATTTGAATCCACGGACCGTGCCTCTCTGGCCACCAAGGCGAATATCAGGTAGAGAACACCATTAGATTAGTACGCGATATGGATATAGTACTCTCAAATTTAGGATGTTACCAGCAGCTATAAGCTACCATCAGGGCACAAATAAAAGGTAGTACTTAATGCAGTTCAACTGATAACGACAAAATCACAGCTGCTCCAGCTTCCCTCTACCCTCTGAACTCTGCTCTAACAATTCCTGCAAAGATAAGCAACATAATTTGGTCAATACACTACGGCCTCAAAGTATTGGCAAAACATAACATAGTATAGTTTTGCATGAAGACATAAGTTTTTGTATTCTGTATCTGCTCTCAATGGTGATAACTATTTTCTATCAAAACTTGTGATGATTCAAGCACAGATCCATGGAAAGAAGAAAATAGGCGGAAATCGGAAAAGGTACATATCTAAACTCAAAATAGGAGTAAATGCTCGCAGGCTACGCTGAAGCAAAAGTAAAAACAATCATCCTCCCATTAGAATCACTCAACAACAATGCAGATCTTGTAAATTGTTAGTTGGGGGAAGATGGTCAGGTTGTAGCAACATTGTTAAATAAAACACTTCAATTCTAATGATTTGGATCTGATCTAGCATTATGCTGGAGAGGTGTCAGGTGATGCTAAATTCAGTGTTCCAGATGCAAGAGTTGTGCAAGAACGTGTATAATGAAAACGTAAGTTCTATTTCCTAGAAAATCTTTGATTACTAAATGCCTGTTTCAGTAGGAAACTCTGGTGTCATATTCAGGATTTTGTTATACAAGTATCCTTGTTAACACAAAATTATGCATAAAAAGACATGTAATTAAGTAGAACATATAATAGCTGGAAACTATGATATATAATTAAGTAGAATAGATAACAGTTTTGATACGAAATTATGCACAACTAAGATAAATAATTTAGTAAAACATATATATAGTTTTACGGGGAAAGTAAGACACATAACTACTCATCTGTTGTCATGCTTCATGAAGATTAATGGtgagttttttgttttgtttttttgtgaTGGTGAACAGTGTCATCATCTTTGGCTTACATGTATAAGCGTCATCATGTATTTGGTTGGTAACTCTTGGAAGGGTTATCATGTTTACATACATGAGAAAAATTGGGCAAATAAAATACCCCCAAACTCTTTTCACCTGACCAAAATGAAGAGGATAGAATCTGTTTTTGCTCATGTGGAACTATGGTAGTGACAACGAAAAATCCCAGAGTGGCTAGGCACGTCAGCAACTCGGCATGTTAACAATATAAACACCAATCTGAGAGGGGTCCTAGATGGACAAGTTACTTCGGCagtgaaacaaaacaaaaatcctAAGTAGACAAGGTACCTAGGCGATGAAACAAAACAAACAAATTATGCTATTCACACTATGCCCAATAATCATTTTTGTCAAGTTATAATTGACATTTCTACCTCGTCTCTCACACCTGTCCGCATTTTACTCTATAACATTCCATTTATTTCAGCCTGCAAATTCACAAGGCTGAAACAAATACAATATCAACTGTGAAGGACATACACTAGTTTCATGCTAAACTCAGGCATTATCAGCTTAATGCTTCCACGTTTAGGTTAACCAATACACGCATAAGCTATCCCCTATTTAGAAGCAACAGTTAATAATATGTTAAATTGGGATGTGCTTAAACAGCTTCTAATACATatttttactattaaattgcaatcggTGGTGTCAGTAGGTAGAAAACCCGTTTGGTACATCCAAAATCCAAGCTTCATGCCTCAAAAAAGCCGGAAGCTATCACTCGCCAAAAAACCCGAAAACCAGCGTGATATAGCGATCCGCACCAAAAAACTGGAAAACCAACACGATATAGCGATCCCGCGTCAAAAAACCGGTTGACCACATCGATCGTCGCACATAAAAAAACCGCTTTCTAAAGTTACAGGCTTTGCCACCGCCAAGTGAAACGTATCGTTTCGCTGTTCTGTTCTGTGGAAAAGAAGAAAAAACCGTTCATCTCGCAACTGCTCCAGATCTGGGGCACAACATGGCCGATGCAGGGATTGATCTCGATCCGGCTATGGCTCAAGCTGGAGCACCAGGGCTGGAGTCAGTGCTCCTTCCGCCTTCGCGTAGATCACCCCTCTTGTTATCCGCTTTGTAGGAGGTACCCTCTGGTTCCTTATTCTAAATTGTGGTATTTTTGTTGTAGAATTGTCAAAAAACTTCTGAAACTTGACacaggtttttcattttcttttggtaACTATATATATTGTTTTTGTTAGTGTTAGACCCTGAAGAAGATTGAACTGACGAGAGGTGTTGCTTAAGATATTATTTAGATGCTAGTTCCTTAATCTATTATTAGGTCGCACTATCCGAACTACTAAAGGAGTAAATTATTTTAGAAAAGGTTAACAAAAATAAATTAGTTGGTACTTACTCTTGGTAAGGAAAAAAGAGCAGACATGGGTACAAATTAATCTTAACACTCTTAAACAAACATGAAATAAAAACTAATCATTAATAGGCGCGTACATATCAATTATTGACCCATTGCAAGCGCACGGGCACTTAGCTAGCACCAAAATAATATGCAAATGCAAGTGACAGTAAGAGACATCCCTAGACCTTGATTATTATGTTTGTCTAATTTGATACATAGGAATATCCACTATAAGTAAATTCTATACTTTTTTACCAGGGACGTAAGATATACAGCATAATTACTCTTCCCTAGTGATTTTCAATGAAGCATCATGGTGATTTCTTGGCTTTTCTTTTGCAAGGGTGACCAGTGTCATTTTGGCTGACATGCATAAGCGTCGTCACCTATTTTGCTGTTAACTCTTTGAAGGGATATAATGTCTACAGGCTTGAGAAAAAATGGGCAAAGAAGATAACCCCAAAACTCTCTTCACCTGACCGAAATGAAGAGGACATTTTCGGTCATGTGGAACTATGGTAGTGATAAAAAAAGAGCACATGCTTGCGGGCTGTACTGAAGCACAAGTAGAAACAATCATCCTCACATTAGAATCACTCAACAGCAATGCAGACCTCGCATTAGAATCACTCAACAGCAATGCAGAGATATTGTGAATTGTAATTGTCAGGCTGTAGTAGCTTTGTTAAATAAAAACACTTTGATCCTAAATTTCAACCAGGTATGATTTGGATCTGCTATAATATACGTTAGAGAAGTGCCATGTGATGTTAAATTCACTGCTCCGAATGCAAGATCTCTCCAAGAATGTGTAATGAGAATGTAAGTCCACTTTCCTAGAGAACCTTTGACTACTAAATGCCTATTTCAGAAGGAAACTCTGATGTATATCATGCAGCATTTTATTATGCAAATCTTGTAACACTCTTTTTGTAACAATATAATAAATAAAGCTAGAGAAAAGGAGCAGGATTTAGTTATTAGTGGGCATTACGTTCCCTTGGTCACCTAAACAAGATGGGTGCGGTGCATAGCTTATGGAAACAAAAGGCTAGCCCTATGGAAGACATTTGTGGTTAGTACGGAGTAGGATGCTGCTGACAACTCCAAGAACCAGGACTCAAAACCCGAAGCAACATCTAGATCTGACGgttaagccacgagaaagaaaaaAATGTGGATTTTTTTATTCGAGGAACACACAGTCGGAAACCCTGGAAGACAGAGAGTGTTCACCTTCATTCCCTGTGGCGTGTCCCTGACCTCCGTCCCTGCTCCCGCGCTCGCTTCGCCTGCTGCGGTGCCTCCTTCTCCTGCTTCTTGTACGCCTtggcagcttcttttcctgcccGCATCCCTCCAGCAACAGCCCTTTTCACCTGGCAGACATCGTGGTCGCCCTTGTGCTGCAGCAGATGAGCTTCGAAGAGGTCCCGCGGGATGTCCTTGTAGCACCACGGGCATTCGATTGGCCCCATTAGCTTCATTCCTTTCTGGTAGATCTTGTAGGCCTGGGTGCCAACCGTCGCCGCAGTCACGGCTCCACCCACCACCTTCTTGATCTGCTCCAGCTCCATCGTGCGCGAAtcgggggaggaggaggcggaaacGGCGGCAGCTGGTCCGGCCGGGTGAGAGGGTGGGG
It includes:
- the LOC127293115 gene encoding uncharacterized protein yields the protein MELEQIKKVVGGAVTAATVGTQAYKIYQKGMKLMGPIECPWCYKDIPRDLFEAHLLQHKGDHDVCQVKRAVAGGMRAGKEAAKAYKKQEKEAPQQAKRAREQGRRSGTRHRE